A genomic segment from Bartonella ancashensis encodes:
- a CDS encoding sensor histidine kinase has protein sequence MIKPAKQFAQWLTRQMPKRLYARSLIIIIAPMVLLQTVIAYIFMERHWQMVTERLSTSVIRDIAAIIDIIESSPKQHNYEEIKYIAQKRMGLNISILPPDPLPPPGPKLFFAILDYFLSEEITRQINRPFWIDTVGDSNLVEIRIRLDNSILRVFAMRSQAYASNTGIFLSWMVGTALVLLLIAIYFLRNQIKPIQQLAEAAESFGLGRPLPQDFQPKGAEEVRRAGIAFLRMRERIERQIEQRTMMLSGVSHDLRTILTRFKLQLALVANTDPNINLLEQDISDMQNILEDYLAFARGEGSENVKSFDLKTLMKKFLTSARLHKRKFSYKIEGPTQVQVRPHAFTRLISNLVSNAFCYADTVQLTATTQKESFIVIIDDNGPGIHKDMRTEVFKPFFRLDKARNQDARGTGLGLSIAKDIARSHGGNIQLDDSPLGGLRAIVDIPV, from the coding sequence ATGATCAAACCCGCAAAACAATTTGCTCAATGGTTAACGAGGCAAATGCCCAAACGGCTTTATGCACGTTCCTTGATCATCATCATTGCTCCTATGGTACTTCTGCAAACGGTAATTGCCTATATCTTCATGGAACGTCACTGGCAAATGGTAACTGAACGTCTTTCTACCTCTGTGATCCGTGACATTGCTGCTATCATTGATATCATTGAGTCTTCTCCCAAACAACACAACTACGAAGAAATAAAATATATCGCTCAGAAACGTATGGGACTCAATATTTCTATCTTACCTCCTGACCCTCTTCCTCCCCCAGGGCCTAAATTATTTTTTGCAATTCTTGACTATTTTCTCAGCGAAGAAATTACCCGCCAAATCAACCGCCCTTTCTGGATTGATACAGTAGGAGATTCTAATCTTGTTGAAATTCGAATCCGTCTTGATAACAGCATTTTACGTGTGTTTGCTATGCGTAGCCAAGCATATGCATCAAATACCGGTATTTTTCTAAGCTGGATGGTTGGAACAGCTCTTGTTTTGCTCTTGATAGCTATTTATTTTTTGCGCAATCAAATCAAACCGATCCAGCAACTTGCTGAAGCAGCTGAAAGCTTTGGCCTTGGCCGCCCATTACCTCAAGATTTTCAACCAAAAGGTGCTGAAGAAGTGCGTCGCGCCGGAATTGCATTTTTGCGCATGCGTGAACGTATTGAACGCCAAATTGAACAACGCACCATGATGCTTTCAGGTGTTAGTCATGATCTAAGAACTATTCTTACACGTTTTAAACTTCAACTCGCTTTAGTAGCAAATACAGACCCCAATATTAACCTACTTGAGCAAGATATCAGTGACATGCAAAACATACTGGAAGACTATCTTGCTTTTGCTCGTGGTGAAGGCAGCGAAAACGTTAAAAGCTTTGATTTAAAAACCCTTATGAAAAAATTTTTAACCAGTGCTCGCCTCCATAAACGCAAATTTTCTTATAAAATTGAAGGCCCTACGCAAGTACAAGTACGCCCGCATGCCTTTACACGCTTAATTAGCAATCTCGTTTCAAATGCATTCTGTTATGCAGATACCGTCCAATTAACAGCTACAACCCAAAAAGAATCTTTTATCGTAATCATTGACGATAATGGCCCAGGAATTCACAAAGATATGCGCACAGAAGTGTTTAAACCCTTTTTCAGACTCGATAAAGCACGAAATCAAGATGCACGAGGAACAGGTCTTGGCCTTTCTATCGCTAAAGATATCGCCCGTAGTCATGGAGGAAACATCCAGCTAGACGACAGCCCATTAGGAGGGTTACGAGCTATTGTTGATATTCCTGTATAA
- a CDS encoding YbjN domain-containing protein, producing the protein MRLSFSAAERNEHPVDFIEQIAYRHDWSFERHAQDEINVCVEGERANYRLAFSWMEEQEALHLACAFDFSAENARIAEMQRLLLAINEKLLLGHFDYWQENNLVIYRQGLLLAGGVHPSHIQVEALLIHALKICESHYAAFQMVAWGGTNACDALQYALFETVGNA; encoded by the coding sequence ATGAGGCTATCTTTTAGCGCTGCGGAGAGGAATGAGCATCCGGTCGATTTTATTGAGCAGATTGCTTACAGGCATGATTGGTCTTTTGAGAGACACGCACAAGATGAGATTAATGTATGTGTAGAAGGAGAACGGGCCAATTATCGTCTTGCTTTTTCATGGATGGAGGAGCAGGAAGCTCTTCATTTAGCTTGTGCATTTGATTTTTCTGCCGAGAATGCTCGAATAGCGGAAATGCAGAGGTTATTGTTGGCAATCAATGAAAAGTTGCTGTTAGGGCATTTTGATTATTGGCAAGAGAATAATCTGGTTATTTATCGTCAAGGGCTGTTGCTTGCTGGTGGAGTGCATCCATCTCATATTCAAGTGGAAGCACTGCTAATACATGCACTGAAAATTTGTGAAAGTCATTATGCCGCATTTCAAATGGTTGCATGGGGAGGTACAAATGCCTGCGACGCATTACAGTATGCTTTATTTGAGACTGTAGGTAACGCGTAA
- the lgt gene encoding prolipoprotein diacylglyceryl transferase, which produces MNDFLLCPSIDFPAFLDPVIIRLGPIALHWYGLGYVIGILFAWWYAQKLLDKSFLWNACTPPTDRNKISDFIVWATLGVIIGGRLGQVLIWDFAYYFEHPSAIIAVWDGGMSFHGGLVGTIIAMFLFARKNSINLWTMFDITAAGVPVGIGIVRICNFINQELWGNVTTVSWAVCFSRDPQYLPRHPSQLYEALIEGFFLFIVLYLIIFLFKALKYSGIVAGTFLVGYGLARTVTEAFRAPQEDPAWFSTLFHATGLTYGMVLSFPMILFGSYILLQATRNHLVR; this is translated from the coding sequence ATGAATGATTTCCTTCTTTGTCCTTCTATTGATTTTCCTGCTTTTCTTGACCCTGTCATTATTCGTTTGGGTCCTATAGCACTACATTGGTATGGACTTGGTTACGTCATCGGAATTCTCTTTGCCTGGTGGTATGCACAAAAACTACTGGATAAAAGTTTTTTGTGGAATGCATGCACCCCTCCCACAGATCGAAATAAAATAAGTGATTTCATTGTGTGGGCAACTCTTGGTGTGATTATTGGAGGCCGTTTAGGACAAGTCTTAATATGGGATTTTGCATATTATTTTGAACATCCAAGTGCCATTATTGCGGTGTGGGATGGAGGAATGTCCTTCCATGGTGGCTTAGTTGGAACTATCATTGCAATGTTTTTATTTGCTCGTAAAAATAGCATCAATCTCTGGACAATGTTTGATATAACTGCTGCAGGCGTTCCTGTTGGCATAGGCATTGTACGTATATGTAACTTTATTAATCAGGAGTTATGGGGAAATGTTACTACAGTCTCTTGGGCTGTATGCTTTTCTCGAGACCCTCAATATTTACCACGTCATCCAAGTCAACTTTATGAAGCATTAATAGAGGGATTTTTTCTTTTTATCGTACTTTACCTTATTATTTTTCTTTTCAAGGCATTAAAATATTCCGGTATCGTCGCGGGAACATTTTTGGTAGGTTATGGACTAGCACGGACTGTTACAGAGGCTTTTCGTGCCCCACAAGAAGATCCTGCGTGGTTTTCTACACTCTTTCATGCTACGGGACTAACTTATGGCATGGTTTTATCCTTTCCTATGATCCTTTTTGGTTCTTATATACTGCTTCAAGCCACTAGAAACCATCTTGTAAGGTGA
- a CDS encoding class I SAM-dependent methyltransferase has protein sequence MTSLKQKIQKIIAVNGPITVNDYMTLALTDPQFGYYQTQIPFGHNGDFITAPEISQLFGEMIGIWVVANWKEQGCPQPFILAEIGPGRGTLMNDVLRTMRKICVTAFNAAKIFLVEISQHLAQEQKKLLGPHQKQIYNVKNFEQIPLDPLILIANELFDALPIHQYIKINGEWRERHIALDTNGNFTFTISARSISPSNFLMDSPKIPDGNIWEYSPARNKLMKQISNHLMKAGGSALLIDYGSAERAFGDTLQAISKHKFSDVFSAPGKHDLTSHVDFFFLKKIASQQGCFSMVLEQRDFLLKMGILERAKKLSYNKDIRIQNKIQQDIERLTSPDQMGRLFKVLCVSDKNIPLFSFLDYHQ, from the coding sequence ATGACGTCCTTAAAGCAAAAAATCCAAAAAATCATTGCTGTCAATGGTCCGATAACCGTTAATGATTACATGACTCTTGCCCTCACAGATCCGCAATTTGGTTATTACCAAACGCAAATACCCTTTGGTCATAATGGTGATTTTATCACTGCACCAGAAATAAGCCAGCTATTTGGAGAAATGATTGGTATTTGGGTCGTAGCAAATTGGAAAGAACAAGGGTGTCCACAACCCTTTATTTTAGCTGAAATCGGTCCAGGACGCGGAACCTTGATGAATGATGTTTTACGTACCATGCGTAAAATCTGCGTAACAGCATTCAATGCTGCTAAAATTTTTCTTGTCGAAATAAGCCAACACCTTGCTCAAGAACAAAAAAAGCTTCTTGGTCCTCACCAAAAACAAATCTATAATGTTAAAAATTTTGAGCAGATACCTCTAGATCCTCTAATTCTTATTGCTAATGAACTTTTCGATGCACTTCCTATCCACCAATATATCAAGATTAATGGAGAATGGAGGGAGCGCCACATTGCACTTGATACCAATGGTAATTTTACCTTTACTATTAGTGCGCGCAGTATTTCTCCTTCCAATTTCTTAATGGACTCCCCTAAAATACCAGACGGAAATATTTGGGAATATTCTCCTGCACGAAATAAATTAATGAAACAGATAAGTAATCACCTAATGAAAGCTGGTGGTTCTGCCTTACTCATTGATTATGGCTCCGCAGAACGTGCATTTGGAGATACGCTACAAGCAATCTCAAAACACAAATTTAGTGATGTTTTTTCCGCGCCCGGTAAGCATGATTTGACATCACATGTTGATTTTTTCTTTTTAAAAAAAATTGCTTCTCAACAAGGTTGTTTTTCGATGGTCTTAGAACAAAGAGACTTTCTTTTAAAAATGGGCATTCTTGAGCGCGCAAAGAAACTTAGTTACAACAAGGATATTAGAATCCAAAATAAAATCCAGCAAGACATTGAACGTTTAACAAGTCCAGATCAGATGGGCAGACTTTTTAAAGTTTTATGCGTAAGTGACAAAAATATACCGCTATTCTCATTTTTAGATTACCATCAATAA
- a CDS encoding accessory factor UbiK family protein: protein MRNGSNRVLDELAKLMTDAAGVVQDVRCEAETIFHTQVEKIINKLDLVSREEFEVVKEMVSKLYAENADLKNSLNNLEKQSYKRPKAASTKSRSSQKK from the coding sequence ATGCGTAATGGATCAAATCGTGTTCTTGATGAATTGGCCAAATTAATGACGGATGCAGCGGGTGTTGTACAAGATGTGCGGTGTGAAGCGGAAACAATTTTTCATACTCAGGTTGAAAAAATTATTAATAAACTTGATCTCGTTTCACGCGAAGAGTTTGAAGTTGTGAAGGAAATGGTGTCGAAGCTGTATGCAGAAAATGCAGATTTAAAAAATAGTCTTAATAATCTAGAAAAACAGAGTTACAAGAGACCTAAAGCGGCTTCAACAAAATCACGATCTTCTCAGAAAAAATAA
- the pgeF gene encoding peptidoglycan editing factor PgeF, with the protein MNPTLKPILANNLVSLKTHGVKHGFFTRQGGISKNLYSSLNVGHSSNDDPEHVMQNRTSIARYFDIDTRNLITTNQVHSCKVVVIDRAFVNEPPNADSLVTTTKGLAIGILTADCGPVLFADSQAGVIGAAHAGWRGSLNGILENTISVMEEQGAKRSSIIAALGPCIGPCHYEVTGEFYDQFVNCKSQFQSYFSQIDKKNHFRFNLWSFIIDQLTQEGIKASCLQLCTYKNEQNFFSYRRAIHRNEADYGRQISAIMLQP; encoded by the coding sequence ATGAACCCCACCCTCAAGCCTATTCTTGCAAACAATCTTGTTTCTTTAAAAACACATGGAGTGAAACACGGATTTTTTACACGTCAGGGAGGTATTTCAAAAAACCTTTACAGTAGCCTTAATGTCGGTCACAGTTCAAATGATGATCCTGAACATGTCATGCAAAACAGAACCTCTATTGCACGTTATTTCGACATTGATACTAGAAATCTTATCACCACCAATCAAGTACACTCCTGTAAAGTTGTTGTCATTGATCGCGCCTTCGTCAATGAACCTCCAAACGCTGATTCTCTTGTTACAACAACAAAAGGCTTAGCCATCGGCATTCTCACAGCTGACTGTGGACCTGTTCTTTTTGCTGATTCTCAAGCGGGTGTTATTGGTGCTGCACATGCTGGTTGGCGAGGCAGCCTAAATGGTATTCTGGAAAACACTATTTCTGTAATGGAGGAACAAGGAGCCAAACGCTCATCAATAATAGCAGCCCTTGGGCCTTGTATCGGACCATGCCACTACGAAGTAACAGGTGAATTCTACGACCAATTTGTTAATTGTAAAAGCCAATTTCAAAGCTACTTCTCTCAAATAGATAAGAAAAACCATTTTCGCTTTAATTTATGGTCATTCATCATAGACCAATTAACCCAGGAAGGCATTAAAGCTTCCTGTCTACAGTTATGCACTTACAAAAACGAACAAAATTTCTTTTCTTATCGCCGTGCGATACATCGTAATGAAGCTGATTATGGACGGCAAATATCTGCTATCATGCTTCAACCATAA
- a CDS encoding response regulator, translating to MTGLSRVLCDDAAHLLVVDDDTRIRNLLSQFLIKNGFRVSVSANADEAKRLLVNLNFDLLIVDVMMPGENGIDLTYSLRKTKNVPILILTALSETNDRIQGLEVGADDYLTKPFDPRELLLRINAILRRGTLSNQPKIEQIVFGPYVFSILQRELKKGTEIVKLTDKEQEMMVVFAEHAGDTIPRCKFATNESNISERSIDVQINRLRRKIEKDPTNPTWLQTVRGIGYKLSIE from the coding sequence ATGACCGGTCTTTCTCGGGTCTTATGTGACGATGCGGCTCACTTGCTTGTCGTTGACGATGATACTCGTATTCGTAATCTTCTATCTCAATTTCTTATCAAGAATGGATTTCGCGTTTCTGTTTCTGCTAATGCTGACGAAGCTAAACGACTACTCGTAAACTTAAACTTTGATCTTCTCATTGTTGATGTCATGATGCCTGGTGAGAATGGTATAGACCTTACCTATTCATTACGAAAAACGAAAAATGTTCCAATCCTTATTCTGACAGCTTTATCTGAAACAAATGACCGCATCCAAGGCTTAGAAGTAGGAGCTGATGACTATCTTACAAAACCATTCGATCCTCGTGAACTTTTGCTCCGTATCAATGCTATTTTACGACGTGGAACTTTGTCAAACCAGCCCAAAATAGAACAAATTGTTTTTGGACCCTACGTATTCTCAATTTTACAAAGGGAACTTAAAAAAGGAACAGAGATAGTTAAGCTAACAGATAAAGAGCAAGAAATGATGGTTGTTTTTGCTGAACATGCGGGTGATACAATTCCACGTTGTAAATTCGCAACAAATGAAAGCAATATAAGCGAACGCTCTATTGATGTACAAATTAATAGATTACGCCGCAAAATAGAAAAAGATCCGACAAACCCTACATGGCTTCAAACTGTACGGGGGATTGGTTATAAACTTTCTATCGAATAG